One Candidatus Binatia bacterium DNA window includes the following coding sequences:
- a CDS encoding polysaccharide biosynthesis protein, with translation MNYAVFDIETRIDKELVRRVFFADRELDAEAAYERMRAELERQGRDMFPHSVHVPVSIAVGNVDERHVLRSVETLGGPQADEKAMVREFWSRLDRFRGTLVSFNGRRFDLPVLELAALRYGCVAPTYFNEPSRFRGRGAEGHYDLYDFLTNQGACGIRGGLDLLAKLVGLPGKEEVGGRLVQELWERGEIEAIHRYCRRDVIQTYALFLHVERMRGRISDEEFETARRESALFFRELESSETVRNTP, from the coding sequence TTGAACTACGCCGTCTTCGACATCGAAACCCGGATCGACAAAGAGCTCGTGCGAAGGGTTTTCTTCGCCGACCGGGAACTGGACGCGGAAGCGGCTTACGAGCGCATGCGAGCCGAGCTCGAGCGGCAGGGAAGGGACATGTTTCCCCATTCGGTCCACGTTCCCGTGTCGATTGCCGTGGGGAACGTCGACGAGCGCCACGTTCTGCGGAGCGTGGAGACCCTCGGAGGCCCGCAAGCCGACGAAAAAGCCATGGTGCGCGAGTTCTGGAGTCGCCTCGACCGCTTCCGCGGGACGCTCGTTTCCTTCAACGGCAGACGTTTCGACCTCCCCGTCCTGGAACTGGCGGCGCTGCGCTACGGCTGCGTGGCCCCGACGTATTTCAACGAACCTTCCCGGTTCCGGGGGCGCGGTGCCGAGGGACATTACGATCTCTACGATTTCCTCACCAACCAGGGCGCGTGCGGAATCCGCGGCGGGCTCGATTTGCTCGCGAAGCTCGTCGGCCTTCCGGGAAAGGAAGAGGTCGGCGGCCGGCTCGTCCAGGAGCTCTGGGAGCGGGGCGAGATCGAGGCCATCCACCGGTACTGCCGCCGCGACGTGATCCAGACCTACGCGCTTTTCCTGCACGTCGAACGCATGCGGGGACGGATTTCCGACGAAGAGTTCGAGACGGCGCGGCGCGAGAGCGCACTTTTTTTTCGCGAACTCGAGTCGTCCGAGACCGTGCGGAACACGCCGTAG
- the gpmA2 gene encoding 2,3-bisphosphoglycerate-dependent phosphoglycerate mutase 2, protein MSLLVLVRHGESLWNRENRFTGWVDVPLTEKGREEARRAGRLLRGFRFDIAFTSVLQRATETLEIVLREIGQPSLPVERDPALNERHYGELQGKNKAETARLYGEEQVRLWRRSYDVAPPGGESLKDTAARTVPYFERRIVPELRAGKNVLVVAHGNSLRALVMHLEKLSPEEILRVELGTGVPIVYEFDPELRLVRKTVLGTAEETNAPEGTQERGGKP, encoded by the coding sequence ATGTCCCTGCTCGTCCTCGTCCGGCACGGCGAGTCGCTCTGGAACCGGGAGAATCGCTTCACCGGATGGGTCGACGTGCCGCTCACCGAAAAGGGGCGCGAAGAAGCGCGGCGAGCGGGCCGGCTCCTCAGGGGTTTCCGGTTCGACATCGCCTTCACGTCCGTTCTCCAGCGGGCGACGGAGACGCTCGAGATCGTGTTACGGGAAATCGGCCAGCCTTCGCTTCCGGTCGAGCGAGATCCGGCTCTGAACGAGCGGCATTACGGCGAGCTGCAGGGAAAGAACAAGGCCGAAACGGCCCGTCTCTACGGCGAGGAGCAGGTTCGCCTCTGGCGCCGCAGCTACGACGTGGCCCCGCCGGGTGGAGAAAGCTTGAAGGACACCGCGGCCCGCACCGTCCCGTACTTCGAGCGGCGCATCGTCCCGGAGCTCCGGGCCGGCAAGAACGTCCTCGTCGTGGCCCACGGGAACAGCCTCCGCGCCCTCGTCATGCACCTCGAAAAGCTCTCTCCGGAGGAAATTCTACGGGTCGAACTCGGGACGGGGGTGCCGATCGTCTACGAATTCGACCCCGAACTGCGACTGGTGCGAAAGACGGTGCTCGGAACCGCGGAAGAAACGAACGCCCCCGAGGGCACGCAAGAGAGGGGAGGAAAGCCATGA
- a CDS encoding lytic transglycosylase, protein MIVRWLGVLGFVLLVPAARADIYVYTDSRGVMHFSNAPTRSDYRLYMEEDVPPRGLLLGRPAPARLEPIIRAAARRHNVDPALVKAVIRAESDFFPFAKSPKGALGLMQLMPETARDLRVGRIFDPVENVEGGVRHLRRLLDRYRGDVRLALAAYNAGEKAVEAYGGVPPYRETREYVERVLRFREYYARQGG, encoded by the coding sequence ATGATCGTGCGCTGGCTCGGCGTGCTCGGCTTCGTCCTTCTGGTCCCCGCCGCGCGCGCGGACATCTACGTGTATACCGATTCGCGGGGTGTCATGCACTTCAGCAACGCGCCCACCCGGTCGGATTACCGCCTGTACATGGAGGAAGACGTGCCCCCGAGAGGTCTCCTCCTCGGCCGGCCGGCCCCGGCGCGCCTGGAACCGATCATCCGCGCGGCGGCGAGAAGGCACAACGTGGACCCCGCGCTCGTGAAGGCCGTGATTCGCGCGGAATCCGATTTCTTCCCGTTCGCGAAGTCGCCCAAGGGGGCGCTCGGGCTCATGCAGCTCATGCCCGAGACCGCCCGGGACCTCCGGGTCGGCAGGATTTTCGACCCGGTGGAAAACGTGGAGGGCGGCGTGCGCCACCTGCGGAGACTCCTCGACCGCTACCGGGGCGACGTGCGGCTCGCTCTCGCGGCGTACAACGCGGGTGAAAAAGCCGTGGAAGCCTACGGCGGCGTACCTCCTTACCGGGAAACCCGGGAGTACGTCGAACGGGTCCTGCGCTTCCGGGAGTACTACGCACGGCAGGGAGGGTGA
- the pgsA gene encoding CDP-diacylglycerol--glycerol-3-phosphate 3-phosphatidyltransferase — MTVAPVPNVLTLFRVATIPLLVVLLLEPGEGRALLAALAFLAASLSDFLDGYLARRHNVTTSFGKLFDPLADKLLVVTVLVMLVALPREPRVPAWMAAVLIGREIAVTGLRAIASQEGIVLAAERLGKYKMAFQILALHGLLLHYHWLGVDWHAAGMYFLWISLVLSVWSAAEYHRKVYRTCRFGF, encoded by the coding sequence GTGACCGTGGCCCCCGTGCCGAACGTGCTCACGCTTTTCCGGGTCGCGACGATCCCGCTCCTGGTCGTGCTCCTTCTCGAGCCCGGGGAAGGGCGTGCGTTGCTCGCGGCGCTGGCTTTTCTCGCCGCTTCGCTGAGCGACTTTCTCGACGGCTACCTGGCCCGGCGGCACAACGTGACGACGAGCTTCGGAAAGCTGTTCGACCCTCTCGCCGACAAGCTGCTCGTCGTGACGGTTCTCGTGATGCTCGTCGCCTTGCCGCGCGAGCCACGCGTTCCGGCGTGGATGGCCGCGGTTCTCATAGGGCGGGAGATCGCCGTGACCGGGCTCCGCGCCATCGCCTCGCAAGAGGGGATCGTGCTCGCGGCCGAGCGGCTCGGAAAGTACAAGATGGCTTTCCAGATTCTCGCGCTCCACGGCCTACTGCTCCACTACCACTGGCTCGGCGTGGACTGGCACGCGGCCGGGATGTACTTCCTCTGGATCTCCCTCGTCCTTTCGGTGTGGTCGGCCGCGGAGTACCACCGGAAGGTGTACCGGACGTGCCGCTTCGGTTTCTAG
- the pepF gene encoding oligoendopeptidase F — translation MAEPPPRWDLGDLYRGPDDPRIAGDLARALDLARDFEARYRGRLRAPGGMDPAGLAAALRRYEELLELVAKPLSYAELLHAASSLEPSHGVLLGRARETKTELRNRTRFFELEWIRLPEDRAATFLGSPELAPWKHFLGKLRRYRPHVLEEREERILDEKADAGVRAFGRLFDEVLAEAIFEVREDGRVRRCTESECLGLLYRPERELRKEAARSLTQGLRERSRVLVAVLNAVALDRAVEDRLRSFRHPMEARHVANEVDDSAVEAVLRTCEDHRHLVREYYELKRTLLGYDELYDYDRYAPVSPQVSATFGWAEARELVLEAYRAFSSEVGEIVRRFFDENWIDAQPRPGKRGGAFCSSTVPSGHPYALLTFTGLSRDVLTLAHELGHGVHQMLARGRGILQRDAPLVLAEVASTFGEFLVFERLREREADPFPLLCEKLEESFATIFRQAALTRFELAVHETRRRQGELSADEIGELWLESNAWLYGTSVELGDSYRWWWAYIPHFVHAPFYCYAYPFGELLALALFELYREEGRRFVDRYLDLLRAGGSARPSELLRPFGIELDDPEFWRRGMRVLERLGQEVRERAKRSREPNGHGSLS, via the coding sequence GTGGCCGAACCTCCCCCCCGCTGGGACCTCGGTGATCTCTATCGCGGGCCCGACGATCCGCGGATCGCAGGCGACCTGGCCCGAGCGCTCGACCTGGCCCGGGACTTCGAGGCCCGGTATCGCGGTCGCCTGCGAGCGCCCGGTGGCATGGACCCCGCCGGGCTCGCGGCGGCTCTCCGTCGCTACGAAGAGCTCCTGGAGCTCGTCGCCAAGCCGCTCTCCTACGCGGAGCTTCTCCACGCCGCTTCGAGCCTCGAGCCTTCCCACGGAGTACTGCTGGGCCGGGCGCGAGAGACGAAAACCGAGCTCCGGAACCGGACCCGCTTCTTCGAGCTCGAGTGGATCCGTCTTCCCGAAGACCGTGCCGCGACCTTTCTCGGGTCCCCCGAGCTCGCGCCGTGGAAGCACTTTCTCGGGAAGCTCCGGCGCTATCGCCCGCACGTCCTCGAGGAGCGGGAGGAGCGGATTCTCGACGAGAAGGCGGACGCCGGAGTCCGCGCCTTCGGCCGCCTTTTCGACGAAGTGCTGGCGGAGGCGATCTTCGAGGTCCGCGAGGACGGAAGGGTCCGGCGCTGTACCGAGAGCGAATGCCTCGGCCTTCTTTACCGACCGGAGCGGGAACTGCGCAAAGAAGCGGCCCGAAGCTTGACGCAGGGCTTGCGCGAGCGGTCGCGCGTGCTCGTGGCGGTGCTCAACGCGGTCGCGCTCGACCGGGCCGTGGAAGATCGCCTGCGGTCTTTCCGTCACCCGATGGAAGCACGCCACGTCGCCAACGAGGTCGACGACTCGGCGGTCGAGGCGGTGCTGCGCACCTGTGAGGACCACCGTCACCTCGTCCGGGAATACTACGAGCTCAAACGAACCCTGCTCGGTTACGACGAGCTCTACGACTACGACCGCTACGCCCCGGTTTCTCCGCAGGTGTCGGCGACGTTCGGCTGGGCCGAAGCCCGCGAGTTGGTCCTCGAAGCCTACCGGGCCTTTTCTTCCGAAGTCGGGGAAATCGTGCGCCGCTTTTTCGACGAGAACTGGATCGACGCGCAACCCCGCCCGGGAAAACGCGGCGGCGCCTTCTGTTCCTCCACCGTGCCTTCCGGCCACCCCTACGCCCTTCTCACGTTCACGGGCCTCTCGCGGGACGTTCTCACCCTGGCGCACGAGCTCGGGCACGGCGTCCACCAGATGCTCGCGCGCGGGCGCGGCATCCTCCAGCGGGACGCGCCCCTCGTGCTGGCGGAAGTCGCGAGTACGTTCGGAGAATTCCTGGTCTTCGAGCGGCTGCGAGAGAGAGAGGCGGACCCGTTTCCCCTCCTTTGCGAGAAGCTCGAGGAGAGTTTCGCGACGATTTTCCGCCAGGCAGCCCTCACCCGGTTCGAACTTGCCGTGCACGAAACGCGGCGCCGCCAGGGCGAACTTTCCGCGGACGAAATCGGCGAACTCTGGCTCGAGAGCAACGCGTGGCTCTACGGCACCTCGGTCGAACTCGGCGATTCCTACCGCTGGTGGTGGGCCTACATCCCGCATTTCGTACACGCACCCTTCTACTGCTACGCCTACCCTTTCGGGGAGCTTCTCGCGCTCGCGCTTTTCGAGCTCTACCGCGAAGAGGGGCGCCGCTTCGTCGACCGTTACCTCGACCTCTTGCGGGCCGGTGGGTCGGCCCGTCCGTCGGAGCTCCTTCGGCCTTTCGGGATCGAGCTCGACGACCCGGAGTTCTGGCGGCGGGGGATGCGGGTTCTCGAGCGACTCGGCCAGGAGGTCCGGGAGCGAGCGAAAAGAAGTCGGGAGCCGAACGGGCACGGGTCTCTTTCATGA
- a CDS encoding LLM class F420-dependent oxidoreductase, whose amino-acid sequence MKLDTGLAFSSLRDVPRLAREAEEIGFDGLWSAETSHDPYLPLALAAEHTSRIELGTSIAVAFPRSPLVHAQIAWDLQALSRGRFILGLGTQVKGHNERRFGIRWEAPGPRMRELILCIRAIWDCWQNGTKPSFEGRFYRFTLMTPFFHPGPIEHPAIPIYLAGVNPYMCRLAGELCEGFHVHPFHSIRYLEEIVLPEIRRGAAAAGRDPQACCLSTTAFVVAGDDESERERSRQLVRQQLAFYASTRTYRAVLAVHGWEDVAYRLNEKAARGDWAGMAEEITDEMLDVYAVTGTWDEIPSKVRDKYRGILGRVGLYVPQGVLSPERWKKILAAFRG is encoded by the coding sequence ATGAAGCTCGACACGGGTCTCGCCTTTTCGTCGCTCCGGGACGTGCCGCGGCTCGCGCGGGAGGCGGAAGAGATCGGTTTCGACGGCCTCTGGAGCGCGGAGACGAGCCACGACCCTTATCTGCCGCTCGCGCTCGCCGCCGAACACACCTCGAGGATCGAACTGGGAACGTCGATCGCCGTCGCCTTCCCGCGGAGCCCCCTCGTTCACGCGCAGATCGCCTGGGACCTCCAGGCCCTTTCCCGGGGCCGGTTCATCCTCGGTCTCGGAACGCAGGTGAAGGGCCACAACGAACGGAGGTTCGGCATCCGCTGGGAGGCCCCGGGGCCGAGGATGCGGGAACTCATCCTCTGCATCCGCGCCATCTGGGACTGCTGGCAGAACGGCACGAAACCTTCCTTCGAGGGACGCTTCTACCGGTTCACGTTGATGACGCCGTTCTTCCATCCGGGACCGATCGAACACCCTGCGATCCCGATCTACCTGGCGGGCGTGAACCCCTACATGTGTCGGCTCGCAGGAGAACTCTGCGAGGGCTTTCACGTCCACCCCTTCCACTCCATCCGGTACCTCGAAGAGATCGTGCTGCCCGAAATCCGCCGGGGCGCGGCCGCTGCGGGGCGCGATCCGCAAGCTTGCTGTCTCTCCACCACCGCGTTCGTCGTCGCCGGGGACGACGAGAGCGAACGGGAACGCTCGCGGCAGCTCGTCCGGCAACAGCTCGCCTTCTACGCCTCCACGAGAACCTACCGTGCCGTACTGGCCGTTCACGGATGGGAAGACGTGGCCTATCGGCTGAACGAAAAAGCCGCCCGGGGCGACTGGGCCGGCATGGCGGAAGAAATCACGGACGAGATGCTCGACGTCTACGCCGTCACCGGCACCTGGGACGAAATCCCCTCCAAGGTTCGCGACAAATACCGAGGGATCCTCGGCCGTGTCGGGCTCTACGTCCCACAAGGGGTGTTGAGCCCGGAGCGCTGGAAAAAGATCCTGGCGGCGTTCCGGGGCTGA
- the nadB gene encoding L-aspartate oxidase, translated as MPYESDFLVIGSGLAGLVFALRAAETGTVDVLTKATLHDSATAHAQGGIAAVWGPDDSFEAHERDTIAAGAGLCRPEVVSTVVREGPRRVRELIELGVHFSLRAGAAEDGDYDLGREGGHSRRRILHAADATGKEILRALAEAVSRHPRIRILEHRIAVDLLTDAKFDPCLPVSTCWGAYALDKRTGVVHRHLARATLLATGGAGKVYLYTSNPDLATGDGIAMAHRAGAPVANMEFVQFHPTCLYHPAAKSFLVSEALRGEGAILRRPDGSAFMSAYHPDAELAPRDVVARAIDNEMKVHGYEHVYLDITHRDPDFVRRRFPTIYEKCLQWGIDMTREPIPVVPAAHYFCGGVCTDLDGATPIRRLYAAGEVAMTGLHGANRLASNSLLEALVFGHRAACHATRLVREDRSLPPELPPWNPGGAVDSDESVVVTQNWDEVRRLMWNYVGIVRSNRRLARALRRIQLLQREIRQYYWDFLITADLVELRNIATVAELIVVSAILRKESRGLHFTIDYPAPDDRRPPRDTILKHVDDFQPDNEFLASLYRRREPAGFPRR; from the coding sequence GTGCCGTACGAAAGCGACTTTCTCGTGATCGGCAGTGGCCTGGCCGGCCTCGTTTTCGCTCTGCGGGCGGCCGAGACCGGCACCGTCGACGTGCTGACCAAGGCCACGCTCCACGACAGCGCCACGGCGCACGCGCAGGGAGGGATCGCCGCCGTCTGGGGCCCCGACGACAGCTTCGAGGCGCACGAACGCGACACGATCGCCGCCGGCGCGGGCCTTTGCCGTCCGGAGGTCGTGTCCACCGTCGTACGGGAAGGGCCGCGCAGGGTCCGGGAGTTGATCGAACTCGGGGTCCATTTCTCCCTCCGGGCGGGAGCCGCGGAAGACGGGGATTACGACCTCGGTCGCGAAGGCGGTCACAGCCGTCGTCGTATTCTCCACGCTGCCGACGCCACGGGCAAGGAAATTTTGCGCGCGCTGGCCGAAGCGGTCTCGCGGCATCCGCGGATCCGGATCCTCGAGCACCGGATCGCGGTCGATCTTCTCACCGACGCGAAGTTCGACCCCTGCCTGCCCGTCTCGACGTGCTGGGGCGCCTACGCTCTCGACAAGCGTACCGGAGTCGTCCACCGCCACCTCGCACGCGCCACCCTTCTCGCCACGGGGGGTGCGGGCAAGGTGTACCTCTACACGAGCAACCCCGACCTCGCGACGGGGGACGGCATCGCCATGGCCCACCGGGCCGGCGCACCCGTGGCCAACATGGAGTTCGTCCAGTTCCATCCGACGTGTCTCTACCACCCGGCCGCCAAGTCCTTCCTGGTGAGCGAGGCGTTGCGCGGGGAAGGGGCCATCCTGCGACGCCCCGACGGATCCGCTTTCATGTCCGCCTACCATCCGGACGCCGAGCTCGCGCCCCGGGACGTGGTCGCGCGCGCCATCGACAACGAAATGAAGGTCCACGGCTACGAGCACGTCTACCTGGACATCACGCACCGCGACCCCGACTTCGTTCGCCGCCGTTTTCCCACGATCTACGAGAAGTGCCTGCAGTGGGGGATCGACATGACCCGGGAGCCCATTCCCGTCGTGCCCGCCGCGCACTACTTCTGCGGCGGCGTCTGCACGGACCTCGACGGGGCGACTCCCATCCGCCGCCTCTACGCAGCGGGAGAAGTGGCCATGACGGGCCTCCACGGGGCGAACCGCCTGGCCTCGAACTCGCTCCTCGAAGCGCTCGTCTTCGGACACCGGGCGGCGTGCCACGCGACGCGGCTCGTCCGCGAAGACCGTTCCCTTCCGCCCGAGCTCCCGCCCTGGAACCCGGGAGGGGCGGTCGACAGCGACGAATCCGTCGTCGTCACCCAGAACTGGGACGAGGTGCGCCGGCTCATGTGGAACTACGTCGGGATCGTGCGCTCGAACCGCAGACTCGCCCGGGCGTTGCGACGGATCCAACTGCTCCAGCGCGAGATCCGGCAGTACTACTGGGACTTCCTGATCACCGCGGACCTGGTCGAGCTCCGCAACATCGCCACCGTGGCCGAGCTGATCGTCGTCTCGGCCATCCTCCGCAAGGAAAGCCGTGGGCTGCACTTCACGATCGACTACCCCGCACCCGACGACCGCCGACCCCCCCGCGACACGATCCTCAAGCACGTCGACGACTTCCAACCCGACAACGAATTTCTGGCTTCGCTCTACCGCCGCCGGGAACCCGCGGGCTTTCCCCGTCGGTAG
- the cysC gene encoding adenylyl-sulfate kinase, giving the protein MADPKSRDIVWHSSTVTREERERRSGHRGCTIWLTGLPASGKSTLANLLEKTLWERGARAYVLDGDNIRHGLNRDLGFSPEDRQENIRRIGEVAKLFTDAGVIVITAFISPYRSDRDNVRRIMREGDFIEVFVDAPLEVCEARDPKGHYKKARAGSLPDFTGVSAPYEAPENPELRLRTDRLSPEECVSRIVAFLEERGYFALSKAA; this is encoded by the coding sequence TTGGCCGACCCCAAATCCCGCGACATCGTCTGGCACAGCAGCACCGTCACCCGGGAGGAACGGGAAAGACGAAGCGGGCATCGAGGCTGCACGATCTGGCTCACCGGCCTTCCCGCTTCGGGGAAGTCCACGCTCGCCAATCTTCTCGAGAAAACGCTCTGGGAACGCGGCGCCCGTGCCTACGTCCTGGACGGCGACAATATCCGTCACGGTCTCAACCGGGACCTCGGTTTTTCGCCCGAAGACCGCCAGGAAAACATCCGGAGGATCGGCGAGGTGGCCAAGCTTTTCACCGACGCCGGCGTCATCGTGATCACGGCCTTCATCTCCCCCTACCGGAGCGACCGGGACAACGTTCGGAGGATCATGCGAGAGGGCGACTTCATCGAGGTTTTCGTCGACGCGCCGCTCGAGGTCTGCGAGGCCAGGGACCCCAAGGGGCACTACAAGAAAGCCCGTGCGGGCAGTTTGCCGGATTTCACCGGCGTCTCCGCGCCCTACGAAGCCCCGGAAAATCCGGAATTGCGGCTGCGGACCGACCGGTTGAGCCCCGAGGAATGTGTCTCCCGCATCGTGGCGTTCCTCGAAGAGCGCGGCTACTTCGCCCTATCGAAGGCCGCCTGA